TTCGTTCTTTGTGTGATTATTTCCAGGACATGGCGGGTACGAAGCTATTAGTCCGCAAACGCACGTATTATCGTTTCTGTGGTTTCTTGGGCACGATAAAACGTCCTATCGGGATGTAGCATCTCAGTTTAATCTATCCGTAAGCTGTTTGCATAGTGTTATCTGCAGAGTAGCGGATGCTATTTTGAGTATGAAACACATCCTGATGATATCACTGTCTGAAGCGAGGAAAACAGCATCGGACATTGCGTTTTCCAAGAAATGTAATTTTTCTGGCGTAATTGGTGAGTATTTAAGAATTTATATTGTTTTGCACTGTGCAGCGTGATCGATCTACATAAGCTTTACTCTCGATCGACAGGATGCGTTGGTGGAACACAAATCAAGATTGATAAACCGAGAGAAAATCCAGAAAGGTATCTACTTACAAAGGGGCACTATTCCATTCAGCTGCAAGCAATTATTGATGAAAACTTACGTTTCGTTGATGTTTTCGTGGAATATCCCGATGAGCCGGAACTGCTGGAAACGGTCAAACGCATATGTGGCAATAGGTATTGCTTGCTTGGCAACGCTTCATATCCCTGCATGAACCAGTTGTTGGTGCCCTACCCCGTCGACGAAGTGTTGCTTACCCAAGCGCAGAAAACTTACAACGACCACCTGCAGACGGTCACTAGTCAATGTAACCAAATATTCGCCCATCTCAAGACACGTTTCCGCCGCCTGCATCACCTCAAGGGACGACATCTATCTCGGATGGTGGACTTGATCAAAGTGTGCTGCATACTGCACAACCTGGCTTCGGTAGCAGAGTTGAAACAGCTGGAAGGGGATGTGAACCAACTTCCTCCCGAGCCTATCTTTACTTACATCTCCGAAACCCGAGCTCATGAAGACATTGTGCATGGTCAGCAGAAGAGAGATAAAATTTGTGCTAAATATCAATAAACCGTTTGTAAAGAATCGTTATACTACTACTTCACGGAATGCTTCCATATTCACGTTCAATTACAGAGAGAAAATCACAATTTTAATTGGTTCTCGGCTGTATACACGCACATCATGCAACGATGTCTGACCGATTGTTCGCCATTGTGATCAACTGTAGGTAAAAATTAAGAAAGCATTAGTTTAGGCTAATGAACCCACGCGTTTTTTTAAGTGTTATAAGTTATAAGtgtcttttatattttttttatttcttttatgctttttttcttgaataagttatttttttaagcTGATTCACAAGGTTGGTCATTTTACATAtagcatactttcaggcgttttGTAATACTGACGAATGTTGATCTTTCATTTTACCCAAAATTCAACAGTAAGCGCATTGTGCAACatcgtgttgtgtttgtgttggtgtgttccTGTCATCGTATTTGGTTTGTTTATGTTCTATCAGTCTGTGCTCGTTGTCTGTGCGCTATTGCGTGCCACTGATTTAGTCGATTTAGTTTTAACGCAAATTAGCTGAATTTCTTATAAGTAGGTAACAAACAGCTGAATAAGTTAATTATTAACTGCTGTTTCGTGAAAGCATCGCTCTCGCGTTACACAAAATCTATCCCTTCCGTAAACGCATTATGTAAAGATTGAAGTATTgtggagagagggagagataatAATAGAATTATTGCCTTACCACCGCATTCAACAGGTGCGGGAATCGGAGCAACAATGGGCTCAGATTGCATGCAGCCGGGCAAACGGGGCCTCACGGTGTCGGTTGTTGTTTTAGGCGGTGCCTGCTTAACGGTAATGCTTGCCTATTTGGCGTTCGGGGACAGCACTGATGAATCAGGCCTGCGTACGCTTCGTATGGTGAGCATCATTTTTCGCCATGGTGATCGTTCGCCCACTGAATTCTATCCCAACGATCCGCATCGGAATCATCACTGGACTGGAGGATTGGGTGCTCTCTCTGAGGTACGCTGGAGGTTGCGATCGCCCGTTATTATTAACCGTTCGTATCGTCTGACCGAAGAATCGCATTTCGCTGTTGTATAATTCGCAGAAAGGATCTCAGCAAATGTATCAACTAGGCAAACTGCTGCGCCCACGATACTATCGGCTGCTTCCACCGAACGGGCTGTACTCCAAGGAGCACATGACGATCGTCAGTAGCTACGCGGAACGATGTATCATGAGCGCTCAAAGCTTTATCGCTGGATTTCTTCCCCCGCTGGAAAATACTAATCCCCTGCCCATTCCATGGCAACCTGCAGCTGTAAATGTATTGCCACGGGATCGTGACACGGTAAGCATGATGTCATTTATGCACAATGGGTGTACATTGTAAGAACTTTCGTCTCTTAATTGCGCCTTCGCTGGACACAGATTTTAGCTCAAAAGCAACCCTGCCCAAGGTACGAACAATCGAAACAACGTCTTGTAGCCTATCCTCCGAAAGATATAAGAGAATTGTACGAAAAGAATGCTGCGCTGTTTCGCACGCTAAGCCAAGGAACTGGACAAAACGTCAGTACCATACTCGATGTGGAGCTGCTGTACAACACATTGGAGATAGAGAAATCGGCTGGGCTGGAATTGCCGGACTGGACGGAAGGTATTTTTCCGCAGAAGATGCTACCCATTGCTGAGCGCAGCTTGGCACTGATAACCGAACTGCCGctgatgaaaaaaatcaagGGCGGTGCGATCGTGGCCGAGTTGCTGGATAATGCCATTCGCCGACGATCGGGAATACTGATACCCGAGCGGAACATTTTCATCTATTCGGGCCACGACGTGACGCTGGTAAACTTCATGCGCGCCTTAAACATCATCGACCAGACGACGGGTAAACCAGACTTTTCGGCAGCGATCGTATTCGAGCTGCACCATAGCATTACGTTTGATGACGATTTTGAGGTGAAAATCGTTTACTTCTTCAACAGTGACGATAAGTACCCGAAGGAGATAGAAATACCCAACTGTGAAAGTCCTTGCTCTTTGACCAAGTTTGAACAGGTGATGGAGACGGTGCGTCTCAGGAACTACGATGAAACTTGTCAGCTAGTTTGAAGGCTTTGTTTGGGTGGTATGTGCCTCCGTTCGGCACGATATATTGCCACATACCTCACTCGTTACACTTTGATATTTGTAAGAGTCTCGTGAATAATGTTAGCTTAAAAGCACACTTTGCCAAATGCCAAAAAGACAATCTCATTGAAAACAAATTCGAACAGTCATCGTTACTTAATTCTTTGTTATTTGTGTACTATCGTTATTGAAATAAAAGTGTTGCTAAAATGTTAAATTTCTTCACCCGTATGCCAAAAGCTAGATTCGATTCAATGTATCTTTAAGTCAGTCGGTCGGTCAGAAGTAAGTATAGTTCACTTTAGAGTAACTGGAAACTTAAAGCTAGACTATAAAATATCAAGCTATTGAAAGAAGTCTTGAATGTTATTAGAAACATAGCGGGAATGTATTAGAAATATATAATCCGGATTGCCGTCATGGATCTACCCCGATGCCTACGCTAAAATAACAAATCCAACTCCAGTTCCAATCCGGAATAAGCTCCTAAGGGATCTGAACAACTCCGGATATAGTTCCGAATGACATTTTGAATAGCCTGAAGTGCATGACATGAGAAATGAATTTGCTTATTATTCAACGCTGTGTTAAAGGTGTACTGTTGGAGAGTAAATAACACCACTCAATGGCAAGTGTTGTGATAACAGATAACAGAGAAATAAATACCACGGGTTCGTCGTTTATTTACAACTAGGTCAGGTGAAGTAAAAGTTATAATTAGAGGAGCGTCAAATGGCAACATTTTTGCAAGTATTTTTGTACCACCTCAACTCAGAAGAAGTAAGGACATTGCTCTAAAATGAAGTTGTATATGAATACTGTGATTCACAACATCCTTCAATTACAGTAATACAGAGCGGAAGATATTTTGTGTTCAGTCACGGGTTCAACCCCCGTCTGGACCGTgtctccatacgtaggactgactattctgctatgggtaaatccataagtcactgaaagcctaacccagtagtagtggtacagacaggccttggccgacaacggttattgtgacaaagaagaagaagaagttatgtttcttcctttttttagcGTTCAGCCAAAGAATTTCACAATTGTGCAAAAGGGTTGACTGATTCTTGACTGAGTACTTTCATGGGaagaggggagggggaagcTGCAAAAAGGTTGAGAACCACTGGTCTGAAAGGCTTATTCCAAAAAGTGTAGGGGATTGTAGAATGGAGAATGGACAGGCTATTTACAGTCATACTATGTTTAATTACCTACCCCTTTTGAAACAAATGTGCAGACATGCGGACTTTGAAATGGTTGGGAGTTTGCTTAACTTTCGTttctatgaccaaaaatacaccctcatctttatgaccacctacccgggtaggtaatacattttataaggga
This is a stretch of genomic DNA from Anopheles merus strain MAF chromosome 2R, AmerM5.1, whole genome shotgun sequence. It encodes these proteins:
- the LOC121590186 gene encoding lysosomal acid phosphatase, giving the protein MGSDCMQPGKRGLTVSVVVLGGACLTVMLAYLAFGDSTDESGLRTLRMVSIIFRHGDRSPTEFYPNDPHRNHHWTGGLGALSEKGSQQMYQLGKLLRPRYYRLLPPNGLYSKEHMTIVSSYAERCIMSAQSFIAGFLPPLENTNPLPIPWQPAAVNVLPRDRDTILAQKQPCPRYEQSKQRLVAYPPKDIRELYEKNAALFRTLSQGTGQNVSTILDVELLYNTLEIEKSAGLELPDWTEGIFPQKMLPIAERSLALITELPLMKKIKGGAIVAELLDNAIRRRSGILIPERNIFIYSGHDVTLVNFMRALNIIDQTTGKPDFSAAIVFELHHSITFDDDFEVKIVYFFNSDDKYPKEIEIPNCESPCSLTKFEQVMETVRLRNYDETCQLV